Below is a window of Nocardioides sp. S-1144 DNA.
GGCCGGCGCGGCGGGCCTCGTCGTACAGCGTGGTGGTGAGGTCGCGCTGCTCGGCCCAGCTGGTCGTGGGCTGCACGTTGACCTCGATGACGCCGGGGTCGGGCGTGACGACGAGCTGGGTCAGCCGCGGGTCGGGCGGCGGGCCGTAGCCCTCGAGCACGACCGGGCAGCCGATCCGGCGGGCGGCCACCTCGACGAGCCGGAGCAGGTCGGCGTAGTCGTCGAGCCGCTCGGTCGGCGGCAGGAAGACGTGCACGTGGCCGTCGCGGGCCTCGACGGCGAGCGCCGTGGTGGGCGCGTCCTCGGGGTCGACGACGCCCACGACCGGCACCCGCGGCTCCAGCGGCGGCCCGGCCTCGAGGTAGGACGCCGCACCGGGCGACGCCGGGTCGCGCCACGCGATCGCGTCGAGCGGCAGGCGCAGCCCGGCGGCCGACGTCCCGGGGAGCAGCACGAGGCGACCACGCCGGAAGGTCCAGGCCGGGCTGGTCCACTCCTCGCCGGGGACGAGCGGCAGCACCCACCCGGTCGGGGTGTCGACGGCGGCGTCGAGGACGCCGAGGCCGTGCGCGTCGAGCCTCTCGGCGGCGCCGTCGGGCCGGTCGCCGGCGGGTTGGCGGACCTCGGAGGCGAGCGCGGCCAACGGGTCCTCGTGGGCCGCCAGCAGGTGCTCGCCGGGCAGCCCGAGCACCCGCGTGATCCGGCGGGCCAGCGCCTCGGCCCGCTCGACGGCGACCGCTTCGTCGCCGGCCGTCGGGGCCGGACCCCACGGGTCGGACAGCAGCGAGGGGTCCTGCCAGAGCGGGACGCCGTCGGTGCGCCACTGGAGTGCGATGTTCCAGCGCGGCAGCGGCTCGCCCGGGTACCACTTGCCCTGGCCGCGGTGCACCACGCCGCCGCGGGCGTAGGTCTCGCGCAGGCGCTCGGCGAGGGTGCTCGCGAGCGCGCGCTTCTCGGGGCCGTCCGCCTCGGTGCTCCACTGCGCGGTCGTGGCGTCGTCGCGGCTCACGAACGTGGGCTCGCCGCCCATCGTGAGCCGCACGTCGCCGTCGGTGAGCCGCTGGTCGACGGCGGCGCCGAGCGCGTCGACGCGGGCCCACTGCGCCTCGGAGTAGGGCCGGGTGACGCGGGGGTCCTCGTGGACCCGGCGCACCTGGTTGTGGAAGGAGAAGGCGACCTCGACCGGGTCGGTGGCGCCGCTGATCGGCGCGGCGCTGCTCGGGCGCGGCGTCGCGCTGAGCGGGATGTGCCCCTCGCCGGCGAACAGGCTCGACGTCGGGTCCATCCCGACCCAGCCGGCGCCGGGCAGGTAGACCTCGGCCCAGGCGTGCAGGTCGGTGAAGTCGGACGTCGGCCCGGACGGACCGTCGAGGCCGACCATCGCGTCGGGGTCGGCGGTCAGCTGCACGAGGTAGCCGGACACGAACCGGGCGGCGAGGCCGTGCTGGCGCAGCAGCGCCACCAGGAGCCAGGCGCTGTCGCGGCAGCTGCCGATCCGCCTCGCCAGGGTCTCGTCGGGGGTCTGGACGCCGGCCTCCATCCGGACCGAGTAGGCGACCTCGCCGTTGACGGCGGCGTTCAGCCCGGCGAGGAAGGTGATGATCGGGGTGCCGTCACCCGGGTCGGGCTGCGGCTGCGCGCGGCGGAACGCCTCGGCCGCGCCGGCGTCCTCGACCGGGTGCAGGTAGGGCGCGAGGTCGGCCGCGAGCGAGTCCTCGTAGGTGAAGGGGAAGTGCTCGGCGTACTCCTCGACGAAGAAGTCGAAGGGGTTGATCACCATCAGGTCGGCGACGAGCCCGACGGTGATGTCGAGGGTCTTGACCTTCTCGGGGAAGACCAGCCGGGCGTTCCAGTTGCCGAACGGGTCCTGCTGCCAGTTGACGAAGTGGTTCCGCGGCTCGACGGTCAGCGAGTAGGCCTCGATCGGCGTCCGGGTGTGCGGGGCGGGGCGCAGCCGGACGACGTGCGGCCCGACGTGCACGGGTTCGGCGAAGTCGTAGGTGGTCCGGTGCTCCAGGGCGACCTTGATCGACATGCCCCCACCCTGCCCGGTCCGCGTTGCCGGGGGGTAACGGGTCCACGGCGACCGCCCCGACGTCCGCAAAGAATTGTTTGCAAATGACTCTTTGCGGTTCTACGGTGGCGGGGTGGACCGCACCTCGATCACCCCCGAGCCGCACCAGCTCCGCGCCCTCGCGCACCCCGTCCGGCTCCGGATGCTGGGGATGCTGCGGGTCGACGGGCCGGCGACGGCCACCTCCCTGGCGACCCGGCTCGGCCTGAACAGCGGCGCGACGTCCTACCACCTGCGCCAGCTGGCCCAGCACGGCTTCGTGGTCGACGACGAGGAGCGCGGCAACGGCCGCGAGCGGTGGTGGCGGGCGGCGCACACGAGCACGCGCACGGCCGGCGGGCCGGCCGGCACCGAGGCCGGCGACAGCGCCGACGCGTTCCTCCAGGCAGCGGTCGTGGTCTACAGCGAGTGGCTGCAGCAGGCCGTCGAGGAGGGCCCGCTCCTGCCCGAGCCCTGGCGCGACGCGACGTCGTTCAACGACTGGATCCACCGGCTCACCCCGGCCGCGGCCCGGCACCTGATGCGCACCGTCGGCGAGATGATGGAGGCCGTCGAGGACGACGAGGACGACCCCCGGGCCCGCTCGGTCGTCGTCCAGGTGCACGTCTTCCCGCGGCCCGGTCAGGAGTACGACGCGCAGGAGCGGCACCCGTGAGGCGCCCGCTCCACGGCTGGCTGGTCGCGGAGGCGCTCTCGCTCACCGGCACCCGCGTGTCGATGATCGCGATCCCGCTGTTCGTGCTCGAGCAGACCGGGAGCGCGACGCAGACCGGCCTGGTGGCCCTCGCCGAGATGCTGCCGCTGGTCGTCCTCAAGGTGCTGGGCGGCCCGGTCATCGACCGCGTCGGCGCGCGCCGGGTCGCGGTCACGTGCGACCTGCTCTCGCTCGTCGTGGTGGCCGCGATCCCGCTGCTCTTCGACCTCGGCCTGCTCTCCTTCCCCGGCTTCCTGGCCCTCGTGGCCGGCGCGGGGGCGCTGCGCGGCCCGGGCGACGGGGCGAAGCACGCCATGGTCCCGGCGCTGGTCACCTCGGCCGGGATCGCCATGGAGCGCGCGACCGGGCTCTCCTCGACGGTCGAGCGGACGGCGTCCATGCTCGGCGCCGGGCTGGCCGGCGTCCTCGTGGCCACCCTGGGTGCGCAGAACGCGCTGCTCGTCGACGCCGCGACCTTCGGGCTGTCCGCCCTCGTGCTGTCGTGGGCGACGAAGGGCCTCCCGGCGACGAGCGGGACTGGGGGCGGGACGGTGGTCGGGTCCGAGCCCGTCCCCTACCTCGAGCAGCTGCGCGAGGGCTGGGACTTCCTGCGCCGCGACCCGCTGCTGCTCGGCATCTCGGTGATGGTCGCGGTGACCAACCTGCTCGACGCGGCGTGGTCGTCGGTGCTGATGCCGGTGTGGTCGATCGAGTCCGGCGAGGGCGCGGCCACGCTCGGCGTCCTGTTCGCGGTGATGAGCGGCTCCTCGGCCCTCGGCGCGGTCTGCGCGGCCACGATCGCCGCCCGCCTGCCGCGCTTCCGCACCTACCTGTTCGCGTTCCTCCTCTGCGGGCTCCCCCGCTTCGCCGTGTTCGTCGTCGACACCCCGCTGGCCGGCGTGGTCGCGGTGTTCGTCGTGGCCGGCTTCGCCTCCGGGTTCATCAACCCCGTCCTGGGCGCGGTCATGTTCGAGCGGATCCCCGACCACCTGGTCGGCCGGGTCTCCTCCCTCACGAGCGCGATGTGCTGGGCCCTGATGCCGCTCGGCGGCCTGGTCGGCGGCGTCCTCTTCGACACCGGCGGCCTGGCGCTGGCCATGGGCGCCTGCGGCCTCGCCTACCTCGCGGCCACCATGCTGCCCGCCGTCGACCCGCGCTGGCGCGACATGGACCGCCGTCCGGAGCCGACGACCGTCGCGAGCGGCGACGCCTCAGTGCGGGGGTAGACCCCCCAGCGGCGTGGTCCGTCGGCGGGAGTTTCACCGCTGGAGCGGTGAAACTCGCGCTCCCGGTACGAAACTTCACACCACAAGCAAGAGTTTCAGCCGACCCACCGGGAGTTTCAGTCGGCCCGCCGGGATATTCACCGCTGGAGCGGTGAAACTCGCGCTCCTGGCATGAAACTTCGCACCACAAGCAGGAGTTTCAGCCGACCCGCCGGGATATTCACCGCTGATGCGGTGAAACTCCCGCACCCGCGGCGCCCACCCGACACGGCGGGTCGGAGGCCGCTCAACGCAGGGTGGCGGCGGCCTCGATCAACCGGTCGTTGGCCTCGGGCTCGCCGATCGAGACGCGGACGCCGTCGCCGGCGAACGGGCGCACGGTGACGCCGACGGCGTCGGCTGCAGCCGCGAGGTCGCCGGCGCGGTCGCCGAGCGGGAACCAGACGAAGTTGCCCTGGGCGTCGGGGATGTCCCAGCCCTGGGCGAGCAGCGCGTCGCGGACGCGGGTGCGCTCGAGGGCCAGGGCGTCGACGCGCTCCAGCAGCTCGGCCTCGGCGGCCAGCGACGCGATGGCCGCGGCCTGGGCGACCGCGGAGACGCCGAACGGCAGCGAGACCGCGCGCAGGGCGGCGGCGATGGGGGCCTGGCTGACGGCGTACCCGACGCGGAAGCCGGCAAGTCCGTAGGCCTTGGAGAAGGTGCGGAACAGCACGACGTTCGGGTGCGCGCGGTAGGTGGCGACGCCGTCGACGGCGTCGGCCATCCGCACGAACTCGAGGTAGGCCTCGTCGACGACGACGACCACGTGCTCGGGCACACGGGCGAGGAACGCGTCGAGCTCGGTCTGGGTGACCGCCGGCCCGGTCGGGTTGTTGGGGGTGCAGACCAGGACGACCCGGGTGCGGTCGGTGATCGCGGCGAGCATCGCGTCGAGGTCGTGGCGGCCGTCGGCGAGCAGCGGCACCTGCACCGACGTCGCGGCAGCGGCGGTGACCGCGATCGGGTAGGCCTCGAAGGAGCGCCACGCGTAGACGACCTCGTCGCCGGGCTCGCAGAACCCGGTGACGACCTGGTAGATCAGGCCGACCGAGCCGGTGGCGGTCGCGATGTCGTCGACCGGGACGCCGAGCCGCTCGGAGAGCGCGGCGTACAGCGCGACGCTGCCCATGTCGGGGTAGCGGTTCATCGTCGCCACGGCGGCCGTGGCGGCCTCGACGACGCCGGGCAGCGGCGGGTACGGGTTCTCGTTGCTGGAGAGCTTGTACGCCGTCACCCCGGGCCGCACGACCGGCGGCTTGCCGGGGACGTAGGCGGGGATCCGGGCGATGTTCGCGCGCGGCTGCGGGTGGGCCATGGCACGAAGGCTAGTGGGCGGCGTACCTCAGCAGCGCCACGCCCGTCGCGAACGAGCGGGCCTCGAGCAGCCGCAGCCCGGAGGCGCGGTGACCCTCGGGGAACAGGCGGGTCCCGCGGCCCTGCACGACCGGGTGCACGAACAGGCGGTACTCGTCGACCAGGTCGGCCTCGACCAGGGTCGGCAGCAGCGTGAGGCTGCCGGTGCACACGACGTCCTTGCCGGGGAGCGCCTTGAGGGCGCGCACCTCCTCGACGACGTCGCCGCGCAGCGCCGTGGAGTGCTGCCAGTCGAGGTCGTCGTCGGCCAGCGTGGACGTGACGACGTACTTGCGGACGCCGCCGAGGTAGTCGGCGATCCCGGTGGCGTCGTCCTCGAGGTCGCGCCAGTAGCCGCGGAAGTCGGTGAAGGTCTGCCGGCCGACGAGCAGGGCGTCGGCCGCGGCGTCCTGGCGGTGGTTCTCGGCCAGGAGCTCCGGGTCCTCGGCGACCAGCTGGTCGTCGAACCAGTCGTCGAGCATCTGGATCGAGCCGTCGAGGGTGATGTTCTGGGTGATCACGAGCCTGCGCCGGTCAGTCATGCCGGTCACGACCGCGCCACGGCCGCAGAATCATCGCCAGCACGACGCCGAGACCGACCCCGACGACCGCGCCGGTGACGTTGTCGATGATGTCGGTGACGTCGCACGCCCGGTCGATCCGGGCCAGCTCGAGCTGGGTCCACTCGATGCCGAGGGAGTACGCGGCGAGCAGCGCCAGGCCCAGGGGCACCAGCGCGAGCGCCGCCCGGCCCCAGCGGGCGGCGGCGACCACGAGGAACGCCCCCGGCGCGACGAAGACGACGGTGTTGAGCAGCCGCTGACCGCCGGAGAAGATCCAGAACCCGTCCGGCGCCGGCCCGCCGATGTCCCACGAGCAGGTGTCGAGGCGGCCCTCGGCCGGCACGACCCCCGGCGCCGCGGTCGCCGGCAGCAGGGTGATCAGCCCGATGATCGCGATCGACCACAGCAGTCCGCCGACGGCGACGGCGGCCACCGGGCCGAGCCGCCGCGACAGGACCACGGCGAGCAGCCCGCAGACCACCCCGGCGACGGCGACGCCGACGAGCATGACGCCCACACCACCGACCGGGAACACCCGCGCGAGGCTACCCGGGCCCGGGACCGGGACCGGGGTCGGGAACGCGCACGGAGTCACGGACCGAGCCGGGGACGCCGGGGACGCCGGGGGCGGCCAGGAGGCCGGCGACCAGGTTCGCCACCAGCGGCTGGAGGAGCTCGCCCTCCGGGTCCTCGACCACCCGGTGGAAGCCGGACTGCTCGAGCATCGTGTAGCCGTGCAGGGCGGTCCAGAGCTGGGCGGCGACCGACGCCGGGTCGGCGGGGCGCAGTACGGCGGCGTCCATCGCGCGGCGCACGCCGGCGACGAGCTGCCCGAACGCCGCCATCCCGACCTGCTGCTCCTCGTGGGTGAGCCGGTAGCCGCCGAGCGTCGTCGCGCCGAACATGACGGCGTACAGGTGCGGGTGGGCCAGCGCGTGTGCCCGGTACGCCCCGGCCATGGCGGTGAGGTCGGCCAGCGGGTCCTCGGTGACCGGGACGGCGTCGACGCGGGCGTGGAGCCGGTCGAAGCCGTCGGCCACGATCTCGCGCACCAGGGCCGGCATGCCCCCGAAGTGGGTGTAGACCGCCATCGTCGAGGTGCCGGCCTCGCGGGTCAGCCGGCGGGCGGTCAGCGCCGAGGGCCCCTCCTCGGCCAGGACGTCGGCCGCCACCTCGAGCAGGCGGCGGCGCAGGTCGGGCTCGTCGGGCCGGGCGGGCCGGTTCGGCTGGTCGGACACCCTTGCCATCCTGTCATAACGCCGTTATCGTCCTCGGATAACACTGTTATGAGGAGACGCCGATGAGCCGGTACCTGCAGGACGAGTTCGCGCCGGTCGCCGAGGAGCTCACCGCGCTCGACCTCACCGTGTCCGGCCGGCTCCCGGCGCACCTCGACGGTCGCTACCTGCGGATCGGGCCGAACCCGGCACAGGACCCCGCGGCGCTCGCCGCCGCGGGCTACCACTGGTTCCTCGGCGAGGGCATGGTCCACGGCGTCCGCCTCGAGGACGGGCACGCCCGGTGGTACCGCAACCGGTGGGTCCGCCCGGACGCGTGCGACTTCGCGCCGAACACCAACGTCGTGCAGCACGCCGGGCGGACGATGGCGCTGGTCGAGGCCGGCGCGCCGCCGTACGAGCTCGACGACGAGCTCGACACGGTCGGCCGTTGCGGCTTCGCCGGCGACCTGCGCGCGGGCTACACCGCCCACCCGCACGAGGACCCCGCGACCGGCGAGCTGCACGCGGTCTCGTACTCCTGGACGCGCGGCAACCGCGTCGACTACTCGGTGCTCGACGCCGCCGGGTCGCTGCGCCACCAGCTCGAGATCGAGGTGCACGGCAGCCCGATGATGCACGACTGCGCGCTCACCGAGCACCACCTCGTGGTCTACGACCTGCCGGTCACCTTCGACATCGACATGGTCGCCGGGAAGGCGCCCCGCCCGCTCCGGCTGCCGACTCGGCTGGCGCTGAACCGCGTCGTGGGCCGCAACCCGGTCTCCGACAAGGTCGTCGAGGCGATGACGCGGGGCCGCGGCGTACCGACGCAGCTGCCGTACTCGTGGGACGACGACTACCCCGCGCGCATCGGGCTGCTGCCGCGCGACGCCACCGACGGGTCCGCCGTGCGCTGGTTCGACGTCGACCCCTGCTACGTCTTCCACACCCTCAACGCCTTCGAGGTGCCCGGCACCGACGAGGTCGTCGTCGACGTCGTCCGCCACGACCGGATGTTCGCGACCCGGTTCGACGGACCCGACGAGGGCCCGGCCTCGCTGGTGCGCTTCACCCTCGACCTCGCCTCCGGCCGGGCCAGCGAGCACCGCTTCGACGAGCACCCCCAGGAGTTCCCGCGCCACGACGAGCGCCTGACCGGCCGCCGGCACCGGTTCGGGTACTCCGTCGGGTTCGACGACGGCCGGCTCGGCGACACCGTCCTCAAGCACGACACGGTCGCCGGCACCACCCAGGAGCGCCGGCTCGGGGCCGGCCGGCTCGCGGGCGAGATGACCTTCGTGCCGTCGTCGCCCGACGCGGCCGAGGACGACGGCGTGCTGATGGGCTACGTGCACGACCTCGCCCGCGGCCTGAGCGACCTGGTGCTGCTCGACGCCGGCACGCTCGAGGACGTCGCCACGGTGCACCTGCCCGGCCGGGTGCCGGCCGGGTTCCACGGCAGCTGGGCGCCGGCGCCCTAGCGGCTACTCCGGCGGCAGGACGACCTCGCCGCCGGGGACCAGCGGCAGGTCACGGCCCAGGGTGATGTCGACGGGGTTGGTCAGGCAGCGGATCGAGCCGCCGCCCTTGTGGAACTCGGAGACGTCGACGACGACGACCTCGAAGCCCCAGGCCTCGAGCTGCGCCCGCACCCGGTCGGGGCACGACGGCATGACGACGGTGCGCCCGACGACCACGGAGTTGGCGCAGAACGTCGTCAGCGCCTCCTCCTCGGTCAGCACGAGCGGCTCGGGCACGAGGTCGAGCAGGGCCGCGGCCGAGGCGTCGTCGAGCGCGGAGGGGCACACCAGCGCCCGGCGGTCGTCGAGCGGGCAGAAGGCCAGGTCGAGGTGGTACATGCCGGGGTGGGTGATCCGCAGGCCGCGGACCCGGACGCCGAGCTCGGTGGCCAGGTGCTTGAGGGCCAGCTCCTCGGTGCGCGGGCCGTAGCCGACGACCAGCGCGTCGCCGAAGGCGAAGGCGTCGCCGGCCTCGAGGTGCGCGCCGACGCCGTCGCGGCCGACGTAGGACGTCGTCGCGCCGTGCTCGGCGAACCAGGGCTGCGCGGAGCGGGTCTCCATCCGGCGCTGCGGGTAGCGCATGTGCGACATCACCACGTGGGGCGCCGGCCCGTCGGGACCGGGACGGACCACGCCGAGGCCGAGGTTCATCGCGTAGACCATGTCGGGGGCGTCGGGCCGCTGCGGCAGGACGTCGACGACCGCGCCGAGCCCCCGCAGGGTCCCGACCATGTCGTACCACTGGCGCCACGCCAGGGCGGGGTCCGGCTGGACGTCGGGGTCCATGAACGGGTTGATGACGTAGTCGACCCTGAAGTGGGTCGGCTCGACGGCCACGTAGTGACGACCCCAGCCCAGCTCGCTCATCGACTCTCCCTCACGCTCGCCCGAGATTGTCAGACAATCTGACAACACCATGGTGCCGCACGAACGCGCCACGGACAAGCCGTCGACTCCGCACCGCCGTCCCGACCCGGCATGATGGGCCCCATGAGCACCGCTCCCGGCCCCGTCGGGCCGTTCGCGACGCTCCACGTCGAGCACACCTCGACCGTCGACCGCGCCGCCGAGGAGCTGCGCCGGGCGATCTTCGAGGGCGACATCGAGAGCGGGACCGCGCTGCGCGAGGTCGCGCTCGCGGAGTCGCTCGGCGTCTCGCGCCCCACGATCCGCGAGGCGCTCGGCACCCTGGTCGCCGAGGGGCTCGCCACCCGCGAGCCGCACCGCGGCGTCCACGTCTCGACCCCGGAGGCCGGCTCGGTGCGCGACGTCTGCCGTGCGCGCTGGGTGCTCGAGGGCGCCGGCGTCGCGCGCTGGCTCGACGCCTCCGAGGAGGCCCGCGACCACGTCCGCGCGTCGTTGCGGGCCTACACCGACGCCGTCCGCGCCGAGGGCACCTACCAGTCCCTCAACGCCCTCCACCTCGCCTTCCACGTCTCGCTCGTCGGCCTCGCGGGCAGCCCCCGCCTGGTGGCGATGGCCGAGAACCTCGTCGTCGAGCTCAAGCTGGCCCTGGCCCAGGTCGAGCGGATCGCCCGCAACGCCCACGACCAGGCCGACTCCCACGTCGCGCTGGTCCGCCTGCTCGAGGACGACGACGTCGACGGCGCCCTCGCGTTCCTGCGGACCCACCTCGACGACGCCGAGCACGAGATCATCGAGGCCCTCCGGCTCTGAGCCCCGCCCGCGGCCCGGCGGCGGCCCGGCCTCGCCCCGGGGTGGTACCAAGGACGGGGGCGACCCGCGCCCGCCCGTGCCCGAGGAGACCCCCATGCCCACCGTCGCCGCCACCATCGTCGCCAGCCTGAGGGCCAACGGCGTGCGCCGGGTCTACGGACTCCCCGGCGACTCGCTCAACGGCTTCACCGACGCCCTGCGCAAGGAGGGCTCGATCGCCTGGCAGCACGTGCGGCACGAGGAGACGGCGGCGTTCGCGGCCGGGGCCGAGGCGGCGCTCACCGGCGAGCTCGCCGTCTGCGCCGGCAGCTGCGGGCCGGGCAACCTGCACCTGATCAACGGGCTCTACGACGCCCACCGCAGCCGGGTCCCGGTGCTGGTGATCGCGGCGCACATCCCCAGCTCCGAGATCGGCTCGACGTACTTCCAGGAGACCCACCCCCAGCAGCTCTTCGCCGAGTGCAGCGTGTACTGCGAGATGGTCGGCGACCCCGCGCAGATGCCGCGGGTCCTGGAGATCGCGATGCGCACGGCGGTGGAGCGGCGCGGGGTCGCGATCGTGGTGATCCCGGGTGACGTGGCCCTCGCCGACGCGGGGTCGACCCGCACCGTGGTCGTCCGCCGCGCCCGGCCGGTCGTCGTCCCGTCGCCGGAGGAGCTCGCCGAGGCCGCCACGATGCTCGACCACGGCACCAAGGTGACGATCCTGGCCGGCGCCGGGGTCGAGGGCGCCCACGACGAGGTCGTCGCGCTCGCCGAGGCGCTGGGCGCCCCGATCGTGCACGCCTACCGGGGCAAGGAGTTCATCGAGCACGACAACCCCTACGACGTCGGGATGACCGGGCTGCTCGGCTTCTCCTCCGGCTACCGGGCGATGGAGTCGTGCGACGTGCTCCTGATGCTGGGCACCGACTTCCCGTACCAGCAGTTCTACCCCGACGACGCGAAGGTGATCCAGGTCGACGTCCGGGGCGAGCAGCTGGGCCGGCGGGTGCCGCTCGACCTGGGCCTGGTCGGGACGGTCAAGGACACCGCTGCGGCCCTGCTCCCGCTCGTCACCCGCAAGAAGAAGCGCAAGCACCTCGAGTCGTCCCTCGAGCACTACCGCAAGACCCGGGAGAAGCTCGACGACCTCGCCACCGACGACCACGACCGCACGCCGATCCACCCGCAGTACGTCGCCCGGCTGATCGACGAGCTGGCCGACGACGACGCCGTCTTCATCCCCGACGTCGGCTCCCCGGTGGTGTGGGCGGCCCGCTACCTCCGGATGAACGGGCGGCGCCGGCTGATCGGCTCGTTCAGCCACGGCTCGATGGCCAACGCCGTGCCGCAGGCGATCGGCGCGCAGGCCTCCCACCCCGGCCGGCAGGTGGTCACGCTGTCGGGCGACGGCGGGCTGGCGATGCTCCTCGGCGACCTGATCACCCTGACCCAGCAGCGGCTGCCGGTGAAGATCGTCGTCTTCAACAACTCCTCGCTGAACTTCGTCGAGCTGGAG
It encodes the following:
- the poxB gene encoding ubiquinone-dependent pyruvate dehydrogenase, whose translation is MPTVAATIVASLRANGVRRVYGLPGDSLNGFTDALRKEGSIAWQHVRHEETAAFAAGAEAALTGELAVCAGSCGPGNLHLINGLYDAHRSRVPVLVIAAHIPSSEIGSTYFQETHPQQLFAECSVYCEMVGDPAQMPRVLEIAMRTAVERRGVAIVVIPGDVALADAGSTRTVVVRRARPVVVPSPEELAEAATMLDHGTKVTILAGAGVEGAHDEVVALAEALGAPIVHAYRGKEFIEHDNPYDVGMTGLLGFSSGYRAMESCDVLLMLGTDFPYQQFYPDDAKVIQVDVRGEQLGRRVPLDLGLVGTVKDTAAALLPLVTRKKKRKHLESSLEHYRKTREKLDDLATDDHDRTPIHPQYVARLIDELADDDAVFIPDVGSPVVWAARYLRMNGRRRLIGSFSHGSMANAVPQAIGAQASHPGRQVVTLSGDGGLAMLLGDLITLTQQRLPVKIVVFNNSSLNFVELEMKAAGFVTFGTDLENPDLAEVATSLGVRGFRVEKPSELPGALAAAFAHDGPALVDVVTSRQELSMPPAVTAAQVKGFTLYAIRTVMSGRGDELVDLAATNRRQIF
- a CDS encoding GntR family transcriptional regulator; its protein translation is MSTAPGPVGPFATLHVEHTSTVDRAAEELRRAIFEGDIESGTALREVALAESLGVSRPTIREALGTLVAEGLATREPHRGVHVSTPEAGSVRDVCRARWVLEGAGVARWLDASEEARDHVRASLRAYTDAVRAEGTYQSLNALHLAFHVSLVGLAGSPRLVAMAENLVVELKLALAQVERIARNAHDQADSHVALVRLLEDDDVDGALAFLRTHLDDAEHEIIEALRL